The sequence ATAAATTACCCAATGCTTCTATTGCTTTTAGAAAAGCAGATTCTAAACTTGCAAAAGAATTTTCAGATACTATTTTAAAATTAAAAGACAGTCCTGGATACGCTAAACTTGTTAAAAAATATTTCCCAGAACACTATGATAACTTTATAGCAAATCAAAAGAAAAAATAAATTTAAAACTGTGAATAATCTAAGATGTGTTAACTAATAAGAATATTTTTCTATACATAAAAAAAATACTTGCATAAATTTAATTATTAAGATATAATCAAAATAATAAAATTTTTCAAAATTATAGATAAAATATTAGATAATTTGATTATAAAAATATTATTATAGAGGAGGAAAGATGAAAGATAAAACGTTACTACCTGATTTCTATGGGATTTTTGAAGTAAAAAGTCTTACTAAAAATAGAATTAGAATAGAAATCAATAAATTAAAAAATAATAAAGAAGAAATTGATGAATTAAAAGAAAATCTTAAAAAAATTTCTGTTATCAAAAATTTTAAAATCATTCAAAGTCTTGGAAGTTTAACTGTTGAATTTGATGATTCACAAATTGATGCTCAATTTATGATAGGAATTATTTTGAAATTATTAAATTTAGATGAAGAACTTTTAAAAGATAGAAAAGGTAAGATAAAGAATACTTTTTCAAATCTTGGAAAACTAGCTGATATAACTGTATATAATAAAACTAAGGGCTTGTTTGATGCCAAAACATTAGCAGGGACAATGCTTTTGATTTATGGAATAAAGAAATTTAAAAGAGAAATGTTCTTACCAAGTGGAGCAACTTTAATTTGGTGGGCATATAGGCTTTTATCAAAAAAAGGAGTTTAAGGATAGAAGATGTTTAAAAATATATTAAAACAAACTTATTTGATGTTTAATAAAGTAAAAGTAGTTCATAGCATTCCTGGTAGAATAAGACTTCTTATCCCTTCTCTTGATAAATTTCCAGAACAAATGAAAAAACATGAACATTATATAACTACTATCATAAAATTAAAAAATGGTATAAAATCTGTTGAATTTTCATATTTAACAAGTAAAATTTTAATAGAATATGATAAAATGAAATTAAAGGAACAAGATATAGTTGATTGGTTGAATAAAATTTGGAAAATCATAGTTGATAATGAAGATGTTTATCAAGGAATGTCAGTTGATGATGTTGAAAAAAATGTAAAAAGGTTTTTTGAAATGTTAAAGAGTGAATTAGAAGGGAGATAATAACCAATGAAAAATGATAATTTACTCGCTTGTGAGATTGTTCATAGACTTAGGGGAAGAATTCGTATAAAAAGTAAAGCTTTTAAATATATTGGAAATCCTTTAAAATCTGAAATTGAGAAACAATTATTACAAGTAAGGTATATTGAAAATGTTGAGATAAGCTTAGTCACAGGAACTATTCTTATATATTTTGAAGATGTTTCTTTAAGTGACCAAAACTTAATAAGTCTTATCCAAAATACGCTTAATTCACATATATTTGAAATATGTAAAAATGAAAAGGTTGAAAAATCATCTAAGTATATTATTGAAAGAAAATTACAAGAAGAATCTCCAAAAGAGATTATGAAAAAAATAGTTACAACAGCGGGACTTTTAGGATATAATCTATTTTTTAAATCAAAAAGTACAGTAGCACTTACAGGAATTAGAAGATTTTTAAATTATAATACACTTTCAACATTAGCTCTTGCTATGCCTGTTTTGAAGAATGGCATAAACTCACTTATTAAAAATAAAAGACCTAATGCTGATACTTTAAGTTCAAGTGCAATAATCAGTAGTATACTTCTTGGAAAAGAAAGTGCAGCACTTACTATAATGTTTTTGGAAGAAGTTTCAGAACTTTTAACAGTTTATACTATGGAAAAAACTCGTGGTGCTATTAAGGATATGTTAAGTGTTGGAGAAAATTATGTTTGGAAAGAAATTTCAGAAGATAATGTAAAAAGAGTTCCTATAGAAGAAATTCAAAAAGATGATATCATAGTTGTACAAACTGGAGAAAAAATAAGTGTTGATGGAAAAATAATAAGAGGAGAAGCATTAATAGATCAATCTTCAATTACAGGTGAATATATGCCTATTAAAAAATCAGAGGGAGAGGAAGTCTATGCAGGAACTATTATTAAGAATGGTAATATCAGTATAATTGCAGAAAAGGTTGGAGATGACAGAACTGTTTCAAGAATTATAAAGCTTGTTGAAGATGCAAACTCTAATAAAGCTGACATACAAAACTATGCTGACACTTTCTCAGCTCAACTTATACCATTAAACTTTATCTTGGCAGGTATAGTTTATGCAAGTACAAGAAGTATTACAAAAGCTATGAGTATGTTAGTTATAGATTATTCTTGTGGTATTAGACTTTCAACAGCAGTGGCTTTCTCAGCTGCAATAAATACTGCTGCTAAAAATGGAATTCTAGTTAAGGGAAGTAACTTTATTGAGGAATTGTCTAAGTCAGAAACAGTAATTTTTGATAAAACAGGAACTATTACAGAAGGTAAACCAAAAGTACAAAGTATAGAAGTTTTTGATAATAATATGTCTGAAAATGAAATGATAGGACTTGCTGGAGCAGCAGAAGAACAATCTTCTCACCCATTAGCAACTGCAATAATGTCAGAAATTAAAGATAGAGGAATAGAAATTCCTAAACATAATAAAATAAAGACAGTTGTAAGTCGTGGTGTTGAAACAAAGATTGGTAAAGGTAAAGAAGCTAAGATTATAAGGGTTGGAAGTAAAAAATATATGCTTGAAAATAATATTGATTTGACATTGGCAACAGAAGCTGAAAGAGGTATTATTTCAAGAAGTGAAATTGGGCTTTATGTAGCACAAGATGAAAAAATTATAGGACTTATTGGAGTTTCTGATCCACCTAGAGAAAATATAAAAAAAGCTATAAATAGACTTAGAAATTATGGTGTTGATGATATTGTTCTATTGACAGGAGACTTAAGACAACAAGCAGAAACTATTGCTTCAAGAATGTCAATAGATAGATATGAATCTGAACTATTACCAGAAGATAAAGCAAAAAATATTTTAAAATTTCAATCAAAAGGTTCTAATGTAATTATGATAGGTGATGGTGTAAATGATGCTCCTGCTCTATCTTATGCAAATGTTGGAGTTGCTTTAGGTAGTACAAGAACAGATGTTGCAATGGAGGCAGCAGATATAACTATTACACAAGATAATCCTCTTTTAGTACCAGGTGTTATTGGACTATCTAAAAATACAGTTAAGACTATAAAAGAAAATTTTGCTATGGTTATTGGACTTAATACTTTTGCTTTAGTTTTAGGTGCAACTGGAATACTCGCTCCAATTTATGCATCAGTTTTACATAATTCAACAACTATCCTTGTTGTTTTGAATTCTCTAAAACTATTAAAATATGATATTAAAACTAATTAGAGAGGAGATAAGATGAAAAAATTAACTATCACAATGGTACATATTCTACCAAATAGAGTTAGATTAAAGTTATCTGCTCCTGTAAAGGATACAAAAACTTTTTATTCAAATATTAAAAATAATTTAAAATATTTGGAAATGAAATATAATACAAGATTAAAAACAGTGACATTAAATTTTTCACCAAGTGAAATATTTTTACAAGAAATAATATACAGAGTTGCTATTTCTTTTTCAATAGAAAATGGTTTATTACCAGTAAAATTAATTGAGGAGAATCCTTATAAATCAATTTCACCATTATCTATGTATGCTTTAGCTTCAATATTGGTTTCTTCTTTAAATGGATTAATTAACAAGAATGATACAAAATTACAAAATTCAATGAATATATTTTCAATGGGATTAACTGTTGGTTCAGTGTTTGAACATGCTTATGGTGAAGTTAAAAAAAGAGGAATGTTTGATATAGAAATCTTACCAGCTCTATATCTTTTAAAATCATTTTTTACAGAACAAAAATTAAGTTCAGTGCTTATCATGTGGTTAACAACATTTGGTAGACACTTAACAGTATCACATAATATGACAAAACTTGTAAAAGTTTTTAGAATGAAAACTGAAAAAGGTTATCAATATACTGCAACAATTGTAGATGATAACTCAATACAAAATTTTTCAGATTTTATTCATCATATATTTTTTAGAAAACACAGTGATTATTGTCAATTTAATGAAAAATATGTAACTTTAAGTAAAAATTAATTATAGAATAAAATTTAGGAGGTTTAAAAATGTTTGGAAATGGAGTAACAAAAAATCATTTAGTAGGTGCAGCAGTTGGAGTTGGAGTAGCAGCAGTAGCTTTTTATCTATATAAGAAAAATCAAGCTAAGGTTGATGAATTCTTAAGAAAACAAGGAATCAATATAAAAACTTCTTCTTGCTCAAGTCTTGAAAACTTAGATATTGAAGGTTTAACTGAAATGAAAGAACATATTGAAGATTTAATAGCTGAAAAATCAGCAGCTGAATCTATTGAAGAAGTTATTGTTGAAGCTGAATAATAGAAATAAATACTTTTTTTAGTAATTTAGAAAAGCCTTTCATCTTTTTGGTGAAAGGCTTTTGTGATATAATACAAATTATTAAACTTTAAATTTGTAGGTGATTATGTTGAAAGATATAGATGTTGTATATAAAGGTCAAACTCTAACATTAACAAGATTTTGGGGAAATAACAAATTATGTCTATGGATTAAAAATTCAAATCAAATTAGTATACCCAAAATGGAATTTGTTGGTGGATATCCAAATGAATATTGTATATTTTTAGAAAACCTATCTTTAGAAGAATTGAAGGAAATAAAGGCAATCAATGGAGAAACATTAAATCTTGAAGAAATTATTAATGAAAGAAAAAATTTGAAAGATTAATCTAAAAACTGATTATTAAGGAAAATTTTATGGAACGAATAATAATGCACTATGATATGAATGCTTTCTATTTCTATAAATTTTTCAGTATTTTTAAACTTTTCTAAACATTTTTATATAAATAAAAATCAATTATATTATTTTGGTGATAGTCTATTCTTTGATTTATATTTCTTTAACAATTACATAATTATTAATTATGTATATCTAAATTATGGTAGGAATAAATACTTTATGAAATATGAGATAGTATCTGTTTATATTTAGTAACTAGTTTTTTTCCATCTTCTTCATTGTATTTTGCTTCCGATACATTCTTCCAATAATCCCTGTATTTACCTTCTAGTTTTTTTAAAAGCGTTAATGGATTACATAAATAATAGCCCCCATTTCTTTCAATTATGCTTTCTAACTCATAAGTAATAGCTGTATCTTCTTTTGTTTGACTTTGATGTATTATTCCACATCTGATCCCTTTGTAAAATTTTTTAGCCAAATTTCCTGTTATTTTTTTATCAAGTTGAGGTAATATTTTAATATAAGCATCTTCGACTTTCCCTAAATCTCTTGACTCATTTATTCCATTTTGTAATTGATAGAGAAATTCTATCAAAATGCAATTAACCCCCATAACTATAAATCCATATGATTCCTTGTTAGGATCTGAAGTTATAAAGTTACTAAATTGTTTAATAGGCTTAAAATAATTTTGAGTGACTCTTTCTCTCATTTTTTTACATATCTTTTGGTAAAGTTTAACTGAATTTGAATGGTCTTTGTCTAAACTTGTTTCAAACTCCTTTAGTATTATTTTTGCTTCTTCAGTTGTTGTATCCTTAGAAAAATTTGTTCTATCATTTTTAAACATACATTTTCTCCTTAAAGTTATCAATTTATATTGTTAATATAATAACATATATTTTATAGAATCATCTATTACAAGTTTTAAATCAATCTTTTTGTTAGGATAATTCTAAAAAAAGTAATTAATCTTGGAGTTTCTTTTTTCATAATATCTAATTATTTTATTAATTACTTTATTTATTATTATAAAAATTATTTAGAATTTCTTCATCATTTTTTTCAATACATTCCTCATTAGTAAAAGCAAAAGTTATTGTTTTATCATCTTTTACTTTTTCATATAAGTCTAGCTTTATTATCTCTATATATACTTCTTTTTTGTTGCACTCCATTTTTTATTCCTAATCTAATAAGTCTGTAACAATAAATTTTGTCTTCTTCTTCCTCATGGTTTAAAGATTGATATAAAAGAATTCTTTCTTGTTGATTTATATTATCATTTGGTTTTATAGGTATATTTTTTGAGAAATATTCTTTAAATTCTTTAATTATATCTCCTATATGAGAAGAATATTCTATATTAAAAAACTCTCTAAAATCCCTAACTTCATTAAAATATAGATTGTATAAATCAGCTTCTATTTCAATGCAATCATTTATATCGTTTTCTTTTATAAATTGTATTTTAGCTAAAGCATATGGATTCTTTTTTCTTTCATTTTCTAAAAATAATTTTATTAAAACTATACATCTTATTCCATTATATTGAAATCTAAAAATATCTATAATCCATCCTATTTCTTTTAAATGATTTACTAAAATTTTCAAATTATTAAACATTTTAAGTCCTCCTAATTTTTTATTCCCCATCAATTTTCTTTTTTAATTCCTCAACTAACTTATAGACAGTGGTACATCCAATCATTTTACTTGGCTGACTATATTCTTTTCTTACTTGATAATATTTTTCTCTTGCTCTTTGTATAGCTTTATTTTCATTACCATTTTCACAAAGGATATTATAAATTTTTTCCTCTGATTTTTTATATTTTTTGCCAGTATTTTCCTTAAATATTTTTTCAAAAGTTTCACAACACTTCTTAGAATTAGGGATATTTTCAAGATTTTTAAAATATGACATTAGCCAAATTTCAAAACAAGGATTAGACCAACCAACATTCATTTTATTTTCTTTAGCTTCCTCTATTAGCTCATCAAAATTTTTAACTTCATCTCTATCAAATACTAGCCATATATCTCTAAATCTTTCATCTTTATTTCTTTCTTCAGCTGCAAAGTCAATAATTTTTGATAAAGCTTTATTAGAATATATTTTTATTTGTAAATCATTGTTTAAATTGTCTGGAATAATATTTTTTATCCCTTCAAAATAGTTTTTTTCAGTTTTTTCTGCATCAGTAACTATTAAATATGCACCTGATTTTAAAAGTACCTTTTTTCTTTCACTACGTTTTTCACTTAATCTATTAGTCCTTTTCAATATTATTCCCTCCCTAATAAGTTTTTTAAGTTAGGGATAGCTCCATAGTTTCCTAATAAATAATGTTTTTCATAATTAGAATCTTTTCTTACTTTCTCACCTTTTTCATTTGTAATATCATCTAAAGAG is a genomic window of Fusobacterium nucleatum containing:
- a CDS encoding RloB family protein; this encodes MKRTNRLSEKRSERKKVLLKSGAYLIVTDAEKTEKNYFEGIKNIIPDNLNNDLQIKIYSNKALSKIIDFAAEERNKDERFRDIWLVFDRDEVKNFDELIEEAKENKMNVGWSNPCFEIWLMSYFKNLENIPNSKKCCETFEKIFKENTGKKYKKSEEKIYNILCENGNENKAIQRAREKYYQVRKEYSQPSKMIGCTTVYKLVEELKKKIDGE
- a CDS encoding DUF6037 family protein; protein product: MFNNLKILVNHLKEIGWIIDIFRFQYNGIRCIVLIKLFLENERKKNPYALAKIQFIKENDINDCIEIEADLYNLYFNEVRDFREFFNIEYSSHIGDIIKEFKEYFSKNIPIKPNDNINQQERILLYQSLNHEEEEDKIYCYRLIRLGIKNGVQQKRSIYRDNKARLI
- a CDS encoding HMA2 domain-containing protein, which encodes MKDKTLLPDFYGIFEVKSLTKNRIRIEINKLKNNKEEIDELKENLKKISVIKNFKIIQSLGSLTVEFDDSQIDAQFMIGIILKLLNLDEELLKDRKGKIKNTFSNLGKLADITVYNKTKGLFDAKTLAGTMLLIYGIKKFKREMFLPSGATLIWWAYRLLSKKGV
- a CDS encoding HMA2 domain-containing protein produces the protein MFKNILKQTYLMFNKVKVVHSIPGRIRLLIPSLDKFPEQMKKHEHYITTIIKLKNGIKSVEFSYLTSKILIEYDKMKLKEQDIVDWLNKIWKIIVDNEDVYQGMSVDDVEKNVKRFFEMLKSELEGR
- a CDS encoding heavy metal translocating P-type ATPase; the protein is MKNDNLLACEIVHRLRGRIRIKSKAFKYIGNPLKSEIEKQLLQVRYIENVEISLVTGTILIYFEDVSLSDQNLISLIQNTLNSHIFEICKNEKVEKSSKYIIERKLQEESPKEIMKKIVTTAGLLGYNLFFKSKSTVALTGIRRFLNYNTLSTLALAMPVLKNGINSLIKNKRPNADTLSSSAIISSILLGKESAALTIMFLEEVSELLTVYTMEKTRGAIKDMLSVGENYVWKEISEDNVKRVPIEEIQKDDIIVVQTGEKISVDGKIIRGEALIDQSSITGEYMPIKKSEGEEVYAGTIIKNGNISIIAEKVGDDRTVSRIIKLVEDANSNKADIQNYADTFSAQLIPLNFILAGIVYASTRSITKAMSMLVIDYSCGIRLSTAVAFSAAINTAAKNGILVKGSNFIEELSKSETVIFDKTGTITEGKPKVQSIEVFDNNMSENEMIGLAGAAEEQSSHPLATAIMSEIKDRGIEIPKHNKIKTVVSRGVETKIGKGKEAKIIRVGSKKYMLENNIDLTLATEAERGIISRSEIGLYVAQDEKIIGLIGVSDPPRENIKKAINRLRNYGVDDIVLLTGDLRQQAETIASRMSIDRYESELLPEDKAKNILKFQSKGSNVIMIGDGVNDAPALSYANVGVALGSTRTDVAMEAADITITQDNPLLVPGVIGLSKNTVKTIKENFAMVIGLNTFALVLGATGILAPIYASVLHNSTTILVVLNSLKLLKYDIKTN